In Nitrosophilus labii, the following proteins share a genomic window:
- a CDS encoding NeuD/PglB/VioB family sugar acetyltransferase — protein MKEIILIGGGGHCRSVIDVIEMEGKFKIAGIVDNNLEIGDKILGYEVIGCDDELEKLRKKYDYALVTIGQIKSAEIRIKLFSLLKNLNYNLPVIISPRAYVSKHSFIDEGTVVMHDVLINANAKVGKNCIINSKALIEHDVVIEDNCHISTGATVNGGVVLGKNSFFGSGAIAKEYIKIEENSFIKARSLVK, from the coding sequence TTGAAAGAAATTATTTTAATAGGTGGAGGTGGACATTGCAGGAGTGTTATAGATGTTATAGAAATGGAAGGAAAATTTAAAATTGCAGGAATTGTTGATAATAATTTAGAAATTGGTGATAAGATTTTAGGTTATGAAGTAATAGGATGTGATGATGAATTAGAAAAATTAAGAAAAAAATATGATTATGCATTAGTTACAATTGGACAAATTAAGTCAGCAGAAATTAGAATAAAATTATTTAGCTTACTCAAAAATTTAAATTATAATTTACCTGTCATTATTTCTCCACGGGCTTATGTTTCAAAACACTCTTTTATTGATGAAGGAACAGTTGTTATGCATGATGTATTAATCAATGCGAATGCAAAAGTAGGAAAAAACTGCATAATTAATTCAAAAGCACTGATTGAACATGATGTGGTTATAGAAGATAATTGTCATATTTCAACAGGTGCTACTGTAAATGGCGGTGTGGTTTTAGGTAAAAACAGTTTTTTTGGAAGTGGTGCCATTGCAAAAGAATATATAAAAATAGAAGAAAACTCTTTTATAAAAGCTAGGAGTTTAGTTAAATGA
- a CDS encoding UDP-N-acetylglucosamine 4,6-dehydratase yields MDKEILKLLGRNSELFEEDIKKHEKELSKIINNSSFLVIGGAGSIGSATVKEIFKRNPKKLHVVDISENNLVELVRDIRSSLGYIDGEFKTFALDAGSFEYDTFIKKDGKYNYVLNFSALKHVRSEKDPFTLMRMIEVNILNTEKTLMQSIANKTKKYFCVSTDKATNPVNMMGASKRIMELFLMRRSLEIPVSTARFANVAFSDGSLLYSFNRRLEKNQPIVAPKDIKRYFVTPKESGELCLMSAIFGENRDIFFPKLSEKLHLITFADIAVKYLKIKGYEPYICESEEEAREFFNSKSKTLNPKSKYWPCLFTISDTTGEKDFEEFYTDENIIDWDRFEGIGVIKNEPIFEEDKLNFFMKEIERMKNSLKWSKKEIVELFEYMLPEFSHLERGKYLDDKM; encoded by the coding sequence ATGGATAAAGAAATATTAAAATTGCTAGGAAGAAATAGCGAGCTTTTTGAAGAAGATATAAAAAAACATGAAAAAGAGCTTAGTAAAATAATCAATAATTCTTCATTTTTAGTAATTGGTGGTGCTGGAAGCATAGGTAGTGCAACAGTAAAAGAGATATTTAAAAGAAATCCAAAGAAACTTCATGTTGTAGATATAAGTGAGAATAATTTAGTAGAACTTGTAAGAGACATTAGAAGCAGTTTAGGATATATTGATGGAGAGTTTAAAACATTTGCATTGGATGCTGGGAGTTTTGAGTATGATACTTTTATAAAAAAGGATGGGAAATATAATTATGTATTGAATTTTTCAGCCTTAAAGCATGTTAGAAGTGAAAAAGACCCATTTACTTTGATGAGAATGATAGAAGTTAATATTTTGAATACTGAAAAAACACTTATGCAATCTATTGCAAATAAAACAAAAAAATATTTTTGTGTATCTACTGATAAAGCAACAAATCCAGTAAATATGATGGGTGCAAGTAAAAGAATAATGGAACTGTTTTTAATGAGAAGAAGCTTAGAAATTCCTGTATCTACTGCTAGATTTGCAAATGTGGCTTTCTCAGATGGGAGTCTTTTATATTCATTTAACAGACGACTTGAAAAAAATCAGCCAATTGTTGCTCCAAAAGATATCAAGAGATATTTTGTTACACCAAAAGAGAGTGGAGAGCTTTGTTTGATGAGTGCAATTTTTGGAGAAAATAGGGATATATTTTTCCCAAAACTTAGTGAAAAATTGCACTTAATAACATTTGCTGATATTGCAGTTAAATATTTAAAAATTAAAGGATATGAGCCTTATATTTGTGAGAGTGAAGAAGAAGCAAGAGAATTTTTTAACTCCAAATCCAAAACCCTAAATCCTAAATCCAAATATTGGCCTTGCCTTTTTACCATTAGTGATACTACAGGAGAGAAAGATTTTGAAGAGTTTTATACAGATGAAAATATCATTGATTGGGATAGATTTGAAGGAATTGGGGTTATAAAAAATGAACCAATTTTTGAAGAAGATAAGCTAAACTTTTTTATGAAAGAGATAGAAAGGATGAAAAACTCTCTTAAGTGGAGTAAAAAAGAGATAGTGGAACTTTTTGAATATATGTTACCTGAATTTTCGCATCTAGAGCGAGGAAAATATTTAGATGATAAAATGTAA
- the neuC gene encoding UDP-N-acetylglucosamine 2-epimerase, with product MSKRKVCVVTGTRAEYGLLYWLMKEIEADKDLELQIIATGMHLSPEFGLTYKEIEKEFKIDKKIEMLLSSDTPIGISKSMGLAQISFAEAYNELKPDIVVVLGDRYEIFSAASAAMIARIPIAHLHGGETTEGAFDESIRHSITKMSHLHFTATESYKKRVIQLGESPERVFNVGGMGIENIKRLKLLSKEEFEKSIGFKLNKKNILVTFHPVTLENSTAKEQFQELLSAIDELSETNIIFTKANSDTDGRIINQMIDYYVVKNSDKAVAFTSMGQLRYLSALQFVDAVVGNSSSGLLEAPSFKIGTINIGDRQKGRTKAKSVIDCKPKKEDIRKAFEKLYSTDFQERLKSVKNPYEQNELPSKKIVKTIKSFDLKNLLKKEFYDIKGIK from the coding sequence ATGAGTAAACGCAAAGTTTGTGTTGTTACTGGTACAAGAGCAGAGTATGGATTACTTTATTGGCTTATGAAAGAGATTGAAGCAGATAAAGACTTAGAGTTACAAATTATTGCTACCGGTATGCATTTAAGTCCTGAATTTGGCTTAACTTACAAAGAAATAGAAAAAGAATTTAAAATAGATAAAAAAATTGAGATGCTATTATCGTCTGATACACCTATAGGTATCTCAAAATCAATGGGTTTAGCGCAAATTTCTTTTGCTGAGGCTTATAATGAATTAAAACCAGATATTGTTGTTGTGTTGGGAGATAGATATGAGATATTTTCAGCTGCGAGTGCAGCGATGATAGCCCGTATACCTATTGCACATTTGCATGGTGGGGAAACTACTGAAGGTGCATTTGATGAATCCATAAGACACTCTATCACAAAGATGAGTCATTTGCACTTTACAGCTACTGAGAGTTATAAAAAAAGAGTTATACAACTTGGAGAGAGTCCTGAAAGAGTTTTTAATGTCGGTGGAATGGGTATAGAAAATATTAAACGCCTAAAACTTCTTTCAAAAGAGGAGTTTGAAAAGTCTATAGGTTTTAAACTTAATAAAAAAAATATATTAGTAACTTTTCATCCAGTAACTCTTGAAAACTCAACTGCTAAAGAACAATTTCAAGAGCTATTAAGTGCTATCGATGAATTATCAGAAACAAATATTATTTTTACAAAAGCCAATAGTGATACTGATGGTAGAATCATCAACCAAATGATTGATTATTATGTGGTTAAAAACAGTGATAAAGCAGTAGCATTTACTTCTATGGGACAGCTTAGATATTTAAGTGCATTGCAGTTTGTAGATGCAGTTGTAGGGAATAGTTCAAGTGGTTTATTAGAGGCACCATCTTTTAAAATTGGGACTATAAATATAGGAGATAGACAAAAAGGTAGAACAAAAGCTAAAAGTGTTATTGATTGTAAACCTAAAAAAGAGGATATAAGAAAAGCATTTGAAAAGCTTTACTCCACGGACTTTCAAGAAAGATTAAAGAGTGTAAAAAATCCTTATGAACAAAATGAATTGCCAAGTAAGAAAATTGTTAAGACTATTAAATCTTTTGATTTGAAAAATTTATTAAAAAAAGAATTTTATGACATAAAAGGTATCAAATGA
- the wecC gene encoding UDP-N-acetyl-D-mannosamine dehydrogenase yields MEINKKICMLGLGYIGLPTAALLANRGYNVHGVDIVEDVVDTINKGEIHIVEPELDTFVKAAVNSCKLIADIKPSEADIFIIAVPTPFKDNHIPNIDYVIDATKSIVPYIKDGNIVILESTSPVGTTEKIEETLKNEGIDTSKIYIAHCPERVLPGRIMQELVENDRIVGGITTEATEKVAEFYKTFVTGEVLKTDAKTAELCKLVENSFRDVNIAFANELSIICDKFGIDVWELRELANRHPRVNILYPGVGVGGHCIAVDPWFIVADAKDEAKLIRTARMVNTFKTEWVIEKIKNEILKYELENKRKPKIACMGLSFKPDIDDLRESPALYITRRLIKENYNILAVEPNIEEFNEFKIVNYEKAIYEANIIVFLVAHKEFKNLRISGNKKVLDFCGVFNG; encoded by the coding sequence ATGGAAATAAATAAAAAAATATGTATGTTAGGGCTTGGATATATTGGTTTGCCAACAGCTGCTCTTTTGGCAAATAGAGGATATAATGTTCATGGTGTTGATATAGTTGAAGATGTTGTAGACACAATAAATAAAGGAGAGATACATATAGTTGAACCTGAACTAGATACTTTTGTTAAAGCAGCAGTTAACAGTTGTAAACTCATAGCAGATATTAAGCCGTCAGAAGCAGATATTTTTATAATTGCAGTTCCAACACCATTTAAAGATAACCATATTCCAAATATTGATTATGTAATAGATGCAACAAAGTCAATTGTTCCTTATATAAAAGATGGAAATATTGTTATTTTAGAGTCAACTTCGCCTGTTGGTACAACAGAGAAGATTGAAGAGACATTAAAAAATGAGGGTATTGATACATCAAAGATCTATATCGCTCATTGTCCAGAAAGAGTTTTACCGGGTAGAATTATGCAAGAGCTTGTAGAAAATGACAGAATAGTTGGAGGTATTACTACTGAAGCTACAGAAAAAGTTGCAGAGTTTTATAAAACGTTTGTAACAGGAGAAGTTTTAAAAACAGATGCAAAAACGGCTGAACTTTGTAAATTGGTGGAGAACTCTTTTAGAGATGTAAATATTGCGTTTGCAAATGAATTATCAATAATTTGTGATAAATTTGGAATAGATGTATGGGAATTACGAGAACTTGCAAACAGACATCCAAGGGTAAATATTCTTTACCCCGGAGTTGGAGTAGGCGGACATTGTATTGCAGTTGATCCTTGGTTTATTGTAGCAGATGCTAAGGATGAGGCAAAACTGATAAGAACAGCAAGAATGGTAAATACTTTTAAAACAGAATGGGTTATAGAAAAGATTAAAAATGAAATATTAAAATATGAACTTGAGAATAAAAGAAAACCAAAAATTGCTTGTATGGGTCTTTCATTTAAACCAGATATAGATGATTTAAGAGAATCTCCCGCACTTTATATTACTAGAAGATTAATAAAAGAAAATTATAATATTTTAGCAGTAGAACCTAATATTGAAGAGTTTAATGAATTTAAAATTGTAAATTATGAAAAAGCTATTTATGAAGCAAATATTATTGTATTTTTAGTGGCACATAAAGAATTTAAGAATCTAAGAATTAGTGGAAATAAAAAAGTGTTAGATTTTTGCGGAGTGTTTAATGGATAA
- a CDS encoding threonine synthase, producing the protein MKYKFECTKCGHIVNSFVEWFEIGQKCLKCGEIYVKAIYDYENVDFVSLLTRECVQSMWHYFDILPLERKENITTLGEGVLPIDRWQRVENIVKDIFNIECEIRVIRNDNNPGTGTFKDLAGTMVSSVLKENNIKNYVVASTGNIAAVFSRYLAINDINLYAFLPKDSSSMQEAEIRSNGGVVYKVDGDYHKAKILAKKFAKKHNFLLAATGIDPTRIEAKKIMIYEILRQLKREPDVYIQALSGGTGPIGVYKGSKELMSNNLLSKLPKLILIQSNKCAPMADAYQNAKKNDFKGNWFLEYPIYNNPDTKITTIATGNPTLYPYVAKIVKDSEGDIIGVDEEFTKLTTKLIAVLETVKIGPAAGIAIEGLFKAVRKNLIKDGDLVIVNIGEGAKRTPEYILQFALNKVISDIDECEIKTLEDEREKVIKHYKKIIENI; encoded by the coding sequence ATGAAGTATAAATTTGAATGTACGAAGTGTGGCCATATTGTAAATTCTTTTGTAGAGTGGTTTGAAATAGGGCAAAAATGTCTTAAATGTGGAGAAATTTATGTTAAAGCTATATATGATTATGAAAATGTTGATTTTGTTAGTTTATTAACTAGAGAATGTGTACAAAGTATGTGGCATTATTTTGATATTTTACCATTGGAAAGAAAAGAAAATATTACTACTTTAGGAGAAGGTGTTTTACCTATAGATAGATGGCAAAGAGTTGAAAATATAGTTAAAGATATTTTCAATATAGAGTGTGAAATCAGAGTAATTAGAAATGATAATAATCCAGGAACTGGAACATTTAAAGATTTAGCAGGAACTATGGTTTCATCTGTATTAAAAGAAAACAATATTAAAAATTATGTAGTTGCATCAACGGGAAATATAGCCGCGGTATTTTCAAGATATTTAGCAATAAACGATATAAACTTGTATGCATTTTTGCCAAAAGACTCATCTTCTATGCAAGAAGCTGAAATTAGAAGCAATGGAGGAGTTGTATATAAAGTTGATGGGGATTATCATAAAGCAAAAATACTAGCTAAAAAATTTGCTAAAAAACACAACTTTTTACTTGCCGCAACTGGAATAGATCCTACAAGAATTGAAGCAAAAAAAATTATGATATATGAGATATTAAGACAATTAAAAAGAGAGCCTGACGTTTATATTCAAGCATTAAGCGGTGGAACCGGTCCTATAGGAGTATATAAGGGTTCAAAAGAGTTGATGAGTAACAATTTGCTATCAAAACTACCTAAATTGATATTGATTCAAAGTAATAAATGCGCACCTATGGCAGATGCTTACCAAAATGCTAAAAAAAATGACTTTAAAGGTAATTGGTTTTTAGAATATCCTATTTATAATAATCCTGATACTAAAATAACTACGATTGCTACGGGAAATCCCACTTTATATCCATATGTCGCAAAAATAGTAAAAGATAGTGAAGGAGATATTATAGGCGTTGATGAAGAGTTTACAAAATTAACTACTAAATTAATAGCTGTGCTTGAAACGGTAAAAATTGGACCTGCTGCGGGTATTGCAATTGAAGGTTTATTTAAGGCTGTAAGGAAAAATTTAATAAAGGATGGAGATTTGGTTATAGTTAATATTGGGGAAGGTGCGAAAAGAACGCCTGAATATATTTTACAATTTGCGTTGAATAAAGTTATTAGTGATATTGATGAGTGTGAAATAAAAACATTAGAGGACGAAAGAGAAAAAGTAATAAAACATTATAAAAAAATTATTGAAAATATATAA
- a CDS encoding LegC family aminotransferase: protein MKKNKNFKKIINFIKSIYTPNPKSKPLNPIIPLHEPVFIGNEKKYVCDTIESTFVSSVGEYVNRVEEWIGDFTGAKYAIATVNGTSALHIALILVGVDENSEVITQPLTFVATVNAINYTGAKPVFIDVDLDTLGLSPDSLKLFLEQNCEIKNNQCINKKTGKIIKACVPMHTFGHPCKIVEIKEICDEWNIVLIEDAAESLGSFYKNKHTGTFGKIGVFSFNGNKIVTSGGGGIIVTDDEELAKRAKHLTTTAKVSHKWEYFHDEIGYNYRMPNINAALLLAQLENLDKFLKIKRDLAFKYKEFFESLGIKFVNEPQYAKSNFWLNAIMFDNKEERDEFLEYSNNNDVMTRPIWRLMNKLPMYKSCQRDSLKNADYLEERVVNIPSGVLL from the coding sequence ATGAAGAAAAATAAAAATTTTAAAAAAATTATTAATTTTATTAAATCTATCTATACACCAAATCCCAAATCCAAACCTCTAAATCCTATAATCCCTCTTCATGAGCCAGTTTTTATAGGTAATGAAAAAAAGTATGTGTGTGATACAATTGAATCTACTTTCGTATCAAGTGTAGGTGAATATGTAAATAGAGTTGAAGAGTGGATAGGTGATTTCACAGGAGCTAAATACGCAATAGCAACTGTAAATGGAACAAGCGCTTTGCATATTGCTTTAATTTTAGTTGGAGTTGATGAAAATAGTGAAGTGATAACTCAACCTTTAACGTTTGTTGCAACTGTAAATGCAATAAATTATACAGGGGCAAAACCAGTTTTTATTGATGTAGATTTGGATACTTTAGGTCTTAGTCCAGATTCATTAAAACTTTTTTTAGAGCAAAATTGTGAAATAAAAAATAACCAGTGTATAAATAAAAAAACTGGAAAAATCATCAAAGCTTGTGTGCCTATGCATACATTTGGACATCCTTGCAAAATTGTTGAAATAAAAGAGATTTGCGATGAATGGAATATTGTTTTAATAGAGGATGCGGCAGAATCTCTTGGAAGTTTTTATAAAAACAAACATACAGGAACTTTTGGAAAAATTGGTGTGTTTAGTTTTAACGGCAATAAAATTGTAACTAGTGGTGGTGGAGGGATAATAGTAACAGATGATGAAGAGTTGGCTAAAAGAGCCAAACATTTGACAACTACTGCAAAAGTGTCTCACAAATGGGAATATTTTCACGATGAGATAGGATATAACTACAGGATGCCGAATATAAATGCGGCTCTTCTTTTAGCCCAGCTTGAAAATTTGGATAAATTTTTAAAAATAAAAAGAGATCTGGCTTTTAAATATAAAGAGTTTTTTGAAAGTTTAGGTATAAAATTTGTAAATGAACCACAATATGCTAAAAGTAACTTTTGGCTAAATGCAATAATGTTTGACAACAAAGAAGAGAGAGATGAATTTTTAGAGTACTCAAATAATAATGATGTAATGACAAGACCTATTTGGAGACTTATGAATAAATTGCCTATGTATAAAAGTTGCCAAAGAGATAGTCTTAAAAATGCTGATTATTTAGAAGAGAGAGTTGTAAATATTCCAAGTGGAGTTCTACTTTGA
- a CDS encoding acylneuraminate cytidylyltransferase family protein — MYKNKTFLAIIPARGGSKRLPNKNILNLAGKPLIVWSIEAAKKSKYIDTTVVSSDSNKILEIARNYDVVTIKRPDYLASDTAKSIDVIKHAIENVNEKYDYLVLLQPTSPLRNEKHIDEAIELLEQKKADAIISVCEAEHSPLWSNTLPDDLSMNNFLKDEIKNKRSQDLPKFYKINGAIYIYKVERLLKENSFFIKNNIYAYIMDRKNSVDIDDEVDFKLAEVILKDKNEV; from the coding sequence ATGTACAAAAACAAAACATTTTTAGCAATAATTCCTGCAAGAGGAGGTAGTAAAAGGCTTCCAAATAAGAATATTTTAAATTTAGCAGGAAAGCCTCTTATAGTTTGGAGTATAGAAGCTGCTAAAAAATCAAAATATATTGATACAACCGTAGTTTCAAGCGATAGCAATAAAATATTAGAAATTGCAAGGAATTATGATGTTGTAACTATAAAAAGGCCTGATTATCTTGCAAGTGATACTGCTAAGTCGATAGATGTAATTAAACATGCTATTGAAAATGTAAATGAAAAATATGATTATTTAGTTTTATTACAACCTACAAGTCCTTTAAGAAATGAAAAACATATAGATGAAGCGATTGAATTATTAGAACAAAAAAAAGCAGACGCTATTATTTCAGTTTGCGAAGCAGAACATTCTCCCCTATGGAGCAATACTCTTCCAGATGACTTAAGTATGAATAATTTTTTGAAAGATGAAATCAAAAATAAAAGAAGTCAAGATTTACCAAAATTTTATAAAATTAATGGTGCTATTTATATTTATAAAGTTGAAAGATTATTAAAGGAAAATTCTTTCTTTATTAAAAACAATATTTATGCTTATATAATGGATAGAAAAAATTCAGTTGATATTGATGACGAAGTTGATTTTAAATTAGCTGAAGTTATATTAAAGGATAAAAATGAAGTATAA
- a CDS encoding nucleotidyltransferase family protein → MKNLEKIKLSPKSTIKEALQIIDSGAIKIALVVDKNNVLLGTITDGDIRRAILNGKSLDDNIEDVYFKNPITVSIDENRENIINLCASKKIYQVPVVDKEGKVIKIALLDELLKPKEYPNRVILMVGGLGTRLRPLTENTPKPMLHVGGKPILQTIVEKFASYGFINIIMCVNYKSNIIQDYFGDGSKFGVNIEYVLESKRMGTAGALSLLNEKPKEPFFVMNGDLLTNINFEHLLEYHLQNDAIATMCVREYEYQVPFGVVNLDGNKIISIEEKPKYNFFVSAGIYMLNPETIELIPKNEYFDMPNLFERLIAQKQKTISFPIREYWLDIGRIEEYERANEEYKRIF, encoded by the coding sequence ATGAAAAACTTGGAAAAAATAAAATTATCACCTAAATCTACGATAAAGGAAGCCCTTCAAATAATTGATAGTGGTGCTATTAAAATTGCATTAGTAGTTGATAAAAATAATGTTTTACTTGGTACTATTACAGATGGAGATATAAGAAGAGCTATACTTAATGGGAAAAGTTTAGATGATAATATAGAAGATGTGTATTTTAAAAATCCTATAACTGTTTCTATTGATGAAAATAGAGAAAATATTATTAATTTATGTGCTTCAAAAAAAATTTATCAAGTACCTGTTGTAGATAAGGAAGGAAAAGTTATAAAAATTGCTTTATTAGATGAACTTTTAAAACCAAAAGAGTATCCAAATAGAGTAATTTTAATGGTAGGGGGGCTTGGAACTAGGCTTAGACCATTAACTGAAAATACTCCAAAACCTATGCTTCATGTAGGTGGAAAGCCAATTTTACAAACAATAGTAGAAAAATTTGCAAGCTATGGATTTATAAATATAATAATGTGTGTAAATTATAAATCAAATATTATTCAAGATTATTTTGGTGATGGAAGCAAGTTTGGAGTTAATATTGAATATGTTTTAGAAAGTAAAAGGATGGGAACGGCAGGAGCACTTAGTTTATTAAATGAAAAACCAAAAGAGCCTTTTTTTGTAATGAATGGAGATTTGCTTACAAACATAAATTTTGAGCATCTACTTGAATATCATTTGCAAAATGATGCAATTGCTACAATGTGTGTAAGAGAATATGAATATCAAGTACCTTTTGGAGTTGTGAATTTAGATGGTAATAAAATAATTTCAATTGAGGAAAAACCTAAATATAATTTTTTTGTAAGTGCAGGTATTTATATGTTAAATCCGGAAACTATAGAACTTATTCCAAAAAATGAATATTTTGATATGCCAAATCTTTTTGAGAGATTAATTGCACAAAAACAAAAGACAATATCTTTTCCTATTAGAGAATATTGGCTTGATATTGGAAGAATAGAAGAGTATGAAAGAGCGAATGAAGAATATAAGAGGATTTTTTAA
- the wecB gene encoding non-hydrolyzing UDP-N-acetylglucosamine 2-epimerase: MKKILIVFGTRPEAIKMAPLVKEFERNGDRFILKVCVTAQHRQMLDQVLNLFEIKADYDLNIMKENQDLFDITSNILGGMREVLNDFKPDFVLVHGDTTTTFATSLACFYQKIDVGHIEAGLRTGNLYSPWPEEANRTLTGVLAKYHFAPVQKAKENLLKENIEDKNIIVTGNTVIDALFMVLDKIENDLNLKEEIIVKLTKAISFKTLNSKFILVTGHRRENFGEGFLNICYALKEIAIKNPEINIVYPVHLNPNVREPVNKILQNIKNIYLIEPLEYHEFIYLMSKSYIILTDSGGVQEEAPSLGKPVLVMRETTERPEAVEAGTVKLVGTDKEKIVKEIEKLLKNKKEYEKMSKAHNPYGDGKASKRIVEFLRWK; this comes from the coding sequence ATGAAAAAAATATTAATAGTTTTTGGTACACGTCCAGAAGCAATAAAAATGGCTCCATTGGTAAAAGAATTTGAACGAAATGGGGATAGATTTATATTGAAAGTTTGTGTTACTGCTCAACATCGTCAAATGCTTGATCAAGTATTAAATCTTTTTGAAATTAAAGCAGATTATGATTTAAATATTATGAAAGAAAATCAAGATTTATTTGATATAACATCAAATATCTTAGGCGGTATGAGGGAGGTTTTAAATGATTTTAAACCCGATTTTGTTTTAGTACATGGTGATACAACGACAACTTTTGCAACAAGTTTAGCATGTTTTTATCAAAAAATAGATGTAGGACATATTGAAGCTGGACTTAGAACTGGTAATTTGTATTCCCCATGGCCAGAAGAAGCAAATAGAACATTAACAGGAGTATTGGCAAAATATCATTTTGCACCCGTACAAAAAGCAAAAGAGAATCTTTTAAAGGAAAATATAGAAGATAAAAACATAATTGTTACGGGAAATACTGTTATAGATGCTTTATTTATGGTACTTGATAAAATCGAAAATGATTTAAATTTAAAAGAAGAAATTATAGTAAAATTGACTAAAGCTATATCTTTTAAAACTTTAAACTCAAAGTTTATATTGGTTACAGGGCATAGGAGAGAAAATTTTGGAGAAGGTTTTTTAAATATTTGTTATGCTTTAAAAGAAATAGCTATTAAAAATCCCGAAATCAATATCGTTTATCCTGTTCACTTAAATCCGAATGTGAGAGAACCTGTAAACAAAATATTACAGAATATAAAAAATATTTACTTAATTGAACCGCTTGAATACCATGAGTTTATTTATTTAATGAGTAAAAGTTATATTATTCTTACAGATAGCGGTGGGGTTCAAGAAGAGGCCCCATCACTTGGAAAACCAGTATTAGTTATGAGAGAAACAACAGAAAGGCCTGAAGCAGTAGAAGCAGGTACAGTGAAACTTGTAGGAACAGATAAAGAAAAAATTGTAAAAGAGATAGAAAAACTTCTAAAAAATAAAAAAGAGTATGAAAAAATGAGTAAGGCTCATAATCCTTATGGAGATGGTAAAGCAAGCAAAAGAATTGTGGAGTTTTTGAGATGGAAATAA
- the neuB gene encoding N-acetylneuraminate synthase, with translation MSVFIIAEAGVNHNGNLELAKKLVDKAKEAGVDAVKFQTFKAKNLVSKNAQKADYQKKTTNKDESQLEMIKKLELSFDEFAELKKYCDEKGITFLSTPFDLESIEFLNDLGLEIFKIPSGEITNLPYLRAIGRLNKKVILSTGMADLGEIEDALDVLIDAGTKKDNITILHANTEYPTPIEDVNLKAMQTIACAFDVKVGYSDHTLGIEVPIAAVAMGGEVIEKHFTLDKNLPGPDHKASLEPDELKAMVAAIRNIEKALGNSIKKPSKSESKNKEIARKSIVARRNIKKGEIFSEENLTVKRPGSGISPMRWNEIIGKVAQRDYDKDDLI, from the coding sequence ATGAGTGTGTTTATAATAGCTGAAGCAGGAGTAAATCATAATGGCAATTTGGAACTTGCTAAAAAACTAGTAGATAAGGCGAAAGAAGCAGGGGTCGATGCAGTTAAGTTTCAAACATTTAAAGCGAAAAATTTAGTTAGTAAAAATGCTCAAAAAGCAGATTATCAAAAGAAAACTACTAATAAAGATGAATCTCAACTTGAAATGATTAAAAAGTTAGAGTTAAGTTTTGATGAGTTTGCAGAATTAAAAAAATATTGTGATGAAAAAGGCATTACTTTTTTATCTACTCCTTTTGATTTAGAAAGTATTGAATTTTTAAATGATTTAGGACTTGAAATTTTTAAAATACCAAGCGGAGAGATAACAAATCTGCCTTATCTAAGAGCTATTGGAAGATTAAACAAAAAAGTTATTCTTTCAACTGGAATGGCTGATTTGGGTGAGATTGAGGATGCTTTGGATGTGTTAATAGACGCAGGAACAAAAAAAGACAATATAACCATTTTACATGCAAATACTGAGTATCCAACTCCTATAGAGGATGTGAATTTAAAAGCAATGCAAACGATTGCTTGTGCTTTTGATGTAAAAGTTGGGTATAGTGACCATACCTTAGGAATAGAAGTGCCAATCGCAGCCGTTGCAATGGGTGGAGAAGTGATAGAAAAACATTTTACACTTGATAAAAATTTGCCTGGACCTGACCATAAGGCAAGCTTAGAACCTGATGAGCTAAAGGCTATGGTAGCGGCCATTAGAAATATTGAAAAAGCACTTGGAAATAGTATTAAAAAACCAAGCAAGAGTGAGAGTAAAAACAAAGAAATTGCGAGAAAAAGTATTGTTGCAAGAAGAAATATAAAAAAAGGTGAAATATTTAGTGAGGAAAATTTAACCGTTAAAAGACCAGGTAGTGGAATATCTCCAATGAGATGGAATGAGATAATTGGTAAAGTGGCACAAAGAGATTATGACAAGGATGATTTAATATGA